A region of Thermotoga sp. DNA encodes the following proteins:
- a CDS encoding glycerol-3-phosphate responsive antiterminator, producing MGVVQAEDLKPDFLEILPGIIPEFIEEISRRYSGDIIAGGLVRKKEQVFAALKAGAKAIPTSCKDLWKIL from the coding sequence ATGGGGGTAGTTCAGGCAGAAGATTTGAAACCAGACTTTCTGGAGATACTTCCAGGCATTATTCCGGAGTTCATTGAAGAGATATCCAGACGGTACTCTGGAGATATAATCGCAGGAGGTTTGGTAAGAAAAAAAGAACAGGTTTTCGCTGCCTTAAAAGCTGGGGCAAAGGCCATACCAACGAGTTGCAAAGACCTCTGGAAAATACTATAA
- a CDS encoding CoA-binding protein: MDPKKFKKVALVGATINPKKYGNVILKDLVSKGFEVLPVNPKYEQIEGFRAYRSVDELPADVDVIVFVVPPGVALEETKKAYRTG; the protein is encoded by the coding sequence ATGGATCCAAAGAAGTTCAAAAAAGTAGCACTCGTGGGAGCAACGATTAACCCGAAAAAGTACGGAAACGTGATACTGAAAGACCTCGTCTCGAAAGGATTCGAGGTTTTACCGGTCAATCCTAAGTACGAGCAAATAGAAGGTTTCAGAGCCTACAGGAGCGTAGATGAACTTCCAGCAGATGTGGATGTGATCGTTTTTGTTGTTCCACCAGGGGTAGCATTGGAAGAGACAAAAAAAGCCTACAGGACAGGAT
- a CDS encoding FAD-dependent oxidoreductase has translation MKVDVMVIGAGAAGMAAALKAKEEGAEVLLVERDERTGGILNQCIHNGFGLHYFRQELTGPEYAERFQEKMDKMGIKSLTNAYVKQVGDREVILVTEKGIERVEVGALVYTTGARERPFGSLTIPGDRPSGIFTAGVAQRLINIENRLPGKKALILGSGDIGLIMARRLTLEGMEVVGVVERLPYAGGLLRNVIQCLEDYNIPLYLSSTVVEVRGRERLEEVVVAKVDEKFRPIPGTEKVFKVDTLVLSVGLIPQVELLEHLVEKNPTSKGVATTNTGQTSKNWIFSAGNCTVIFDLVDYVSYEGEIAGKYAARFVKGEVENRRIPVKPGKNVMVVHPLWYVPAEPLTLYLRVKRPIEKGRLTVGRFEKEFEDLVPSEMLRVKVLDKDLEGFDEIVVSVEEVD, from the coding sequence ATGAAAGTGGACGTGATGGTGATAGGAGCCGGTGCAGCCGGAATGGCAGCGGCCCTGAAAGCAAAGGAGGAAGGTGCGGAGGTTCTCCTCGTTGAACGTGACGAAAGAACTGGTGGCATACTGAATCAATGTATACACAACGGTTTTGGCCTTCACTATTTCAGACAGGAACTGACAGGGCCAGAGTACGCCGAGAGGTTCCAGGAAAAGATGGACAAGATGGGAATAAAGTCTTTGACGAACGCCTACGTGAAACAAGTTGGTGACAGAGAAGTGATTCTGGTTACAGAAAAAGGTATCGAGAGGGTGGAGGTTGGAGCCCTGGTCTACACAACGGGAGCAAGGGAAAGGCCCTTCGGCAGCCTCACGATCCCAGGAGACAGACCGTCTGGTATCTTCACGGCGGGAGTGGCCCAGAGACTCATAAACATAGAGAACCGTCTTCCCGGAAAGAAGGCCCTCATTCTGGGTTCTGGAGATATTGGTCTCATTATGGCAAGAAGACTCACTCTTGAAGGAATGGAAGTAGTGGGAGTGGTGGAGCGTCTGCCCTACGCTGGAGGGCTTCTCAGGAACGTGATACAATGTCTTGAAGATTACAACATACCCCTCTATCTTTCCAGTACTGTGGTTGAGGTGAGAGGAAGAGAAAGATTAGAAGAAGTTGTCGTTGCAAAGGTGGACGAAAAGTTCAGACCAATTCCAGGAACGGAGAAGGTTTTCAAAGTTGATACACTCGTTCTTTCCGTTGGTCTCATCCCTCAGGTCGAGCTTCTAGAACATCTGGTGGAAAAGAACCCAACATCAAAGGGAGTGGCCACCACGAACACAGGACAGACTTCCAAGAATTGGATCTTTTCCGCCGGGAACTGTACTGTGATTTTCGATCTCGTCGACTATGTAAGTTACGAAGGAGAAATTGCAGGAAAATACGCTGCCAGGTTTGTGAAAGGCGAAGTAGAAAATCGAAGGATTCCTGTGAAACCCGGTAAAAATGTGATGGTGGTACATCCTCTGTGGTATGTTCCTGCAGAACCCCTCACTCTTTACCTGAGGGTAAAAAGGCCCATAGAGAAAGGAAGACTCACTGTGGGAAGGTTCGAAAAAGAATTCGAAGATCTCGTACCAAGCGAGATGTTGAGAGTGAAAGTTTTGGACAAAGATCTGGAAGGATTCGATGAGATCGTTGTGTCCGTCGAGGAGGTGGACTGA
- a CDS encoding DUF1667 domain-containing protein, with protein MLKNIVCVQCPIGCKIKVELNEDGHIKSIIGNRCPRGVEYAKDEIRDPKRVVPTSIKVLNGELPLASVKTDKPIPKRFIPELMKIVREIKVEAPVRVGDIVVKDLFGTRANLVVTRTVRRLDNGSKEVQKSSTRGSND; from the coding sequence ATGTTGAAAAACATCGTTTGCGTTCAGTGTCCAATTGGGTGTAAGATTAAGGTGGAACTAAATGAAGATGGTCATATAAAATCGATCATCGGAAACAGATGCCCCAGAGGAGTCGAATACGCAAAGGACGAGATCAGAGATCCAAAGAGGGTAGTCCCGACGAGTATCAAGGTGTTGAATGGGGAACTCCCCCTTGCATCGGTGAAGACAGACAAGCCGATCCCAAAAAGATTCATACCAGAGTTGATGAAAATCGTCAGGGAAATAAAGGTGGAGGCCCCTGTAAGAGTGGGGGACATCGTTGTGAAAGATCTGTTCGGGACGAGAGCAAATCTGGTTGTAACAAGAACGGTGAGGAGGCTGGACAATGGATCCAAAGAAGTTCAAAAAAGTAGCACTCGTGGGAGCAACGATTAA
- a CDS encoding glycerol-3-phosphate responsive antiterminator gives MGKTVNLYPVIPAIRAEKDIEEAIDSPSNLVFLLTGTVANVEEAVYILKRGSKEVFIHVDLVKGLSLDRYSLEFLRDIVGVDGIISTHILLLKTARKLGLRIVQRVFLVDSSALENGGSSGRRFETRLSGDTSRHYSGVH, from the coding sequence ATGGGAAAAACAGTGAATTTGTACCCTGTAATTCCGGCCATCAGGGCAGAAAAAGATATCGAAGAGGCCATAGACTCACCTTCTAATCTGGTATTTCTGCTGACAGGAACTGTGGCGAACGTTGAAGAAGCAGTTTATATCCTCAAGAGGGGAAGCAAAGAAGTTTTCATTCACGTCGATCTGGTAAAGGGGCTTTCTCTGGATAGATATTCACTCGAATTTCTAAGAGATATCGTAGGCGTTGATGGAATAATTTCTACACACATTTTGCTACTGAAAACGGCCAGGAAACTTGGGTTGAGAATTGTTCAAAGAGTATTTCTAGTGGATTCCAGCGCTCTAGAAAATGGGGGTAGTTCAGGCAGAAGATTTGAAACCAGACTTTCTGGAGATACTTCCAGGCATTATTCCGGAGTTCATTGA
- a CDS encoding NAD(P)/FAD-dependent oxidoreductase has translation MKAVVIGAGVFGSLVARELTKYDLEVTLIEKNLDVGCGVTKANSAIIHAGYDDPPGSVRAQFCVVGNAMYQKLSKELDFEFKRTGSFVVAFNDEELKELERLLKQGEENGVPGLTILERNELLSMEPNLNPEIKYALYAPTAGITEPWMVAIAAVENALQNGLNLVLDEKVLGFVKMNGRVRKVITDKSEYEADIVINCAGLHADEIAKMAGAEYVPLHPRKGEYILLDKKLQGLVKRVIFPTPTKISKGILVLPTIDGGILLGPTAEDLPEDMKDRPLTTREGLEKVREFTKKLVPSLDFSLVVKTFSGLRPESPQKDFFIKASETVENFVNVMATRSPGLTAAPAVAKYVVEGLIQEKMRIPLIKKKDFKPLREGIKHYSSLPIEEWKKEIEKDPRAGRLVCFCNEVTEKEIVEAIRRGARTLDGIKFRTRAMFGRCQGGFCMAKILKILERELNTDMSEIRMKSKNSWIVNGKVRG, from the coding sequence TTGAAGGCAGTTGTCATAGGAGCAGGTGTATTTGGTTCTCTTGTGGCAAGAGAGCTGACAAAGTACGATCTTGAAGTAACACTCATAGAGAAGAACCTAGACGTGGGTTGTGGCGTGACGAAGGCGAATTCTGCTATCATCCACGCGGGATACGACGATCCTCCGGGAAGTGTTCGTGCACAGTTCTGCGTCGTAGGTAACGCCATGTACCAAAAGCTGTCGAAGGAACTAGATTTCGAGTTCAAAAGAACTGGTTCTTTCGTGGTGGCGTTCAACGACGAGGAACTGAAAGAACTCGAACGTTTGCTCAAACAAGGAGAGGAGAACGGTGTTCCAGGTCTAACTATCCTGGAAAGGAACGAACTTCTCTCAATGGAGCCGAATCTCAATCCAGAGATCAAATACGCCCTTTACGCACCCACAGCGGGCATCACGGAACCCTGGATGGTCGCCATCGCGGCAGTGGAAAACGCCCTTCAGAACGGTTTGAACCTCGTTCTCGATGAAAAAGTTCTGGGTTTTGTGAAGATGAACGGTCGTGTGAGAAAGGTGATCACCGACAAAAGCGAGTATGAAGCAGATATCGTGATAAACTGCGCTGGGCTTCACGCCGACGAAATAGCGAAAATGGCCGGAGCGGAGTACGTTCCTTTACATCCCAGGAAAGGAGAGTACATCCTTCTCGACAAAAAACTTCAAGGACTTGTGAAAAGGGTGATATTCCCAACGCCCACGAAGATCTCAAAAGGGATCCTCGTTCTTCCCACCATCGATGGAGGAATTTTGCTTGGGCCAACCGCCGAGGATCTTCCAGAAGACATGAAAGACAGGCCTCTCACCACTAGAGAAGGACTGGAAAAGGTGCGCGAGTTCACAAAAAAACTCGTACCGTCGCTCGATTTCTCACTCGTTGTGAAGACCTTCTCTGGACTCAGGCCAGAAAGCCCTCAGAAGGACTTCTTTATAAAGGCAAGTGAAACGGTGGAGAACTTCGTGAACGTTATGGCAACAAGATCTCCGGGACTTACGGCAGCACCTGCTGTGGCAAAGTACGTGGTGGAAGGGCTTATCCAGGAAAAGATGAGGATTCCACTGATCAAAAAGAAAGATTTCAAGCCGTTAAGAGAAGGTATAAAACATTACTCGTCTTTGCCCATCGAGGAGTGGAAAAAAGAGATAGAAAAAGATCCGCGCGCGGGAAGACTGGTTTGCTTCTGTAACGAAGTGACAGAGAAAGAGATCGTAGAAGCGATCAGAAGGGGTGCGAGAACGCTCGATGGGATCAAATTCAGAACCAGGGCGATGTTCGGGAGATGTCAAGGTGGTTTCTGCATGGCGAAAATTTTGAAGATCCTTGAGCGAGAGCTCAACACAGACATGTCTGAAATCAGAATGAAGTCGAAAAACAGTTGGATCGTGAACGGGAAGGTGAGAGGATGA